From Candidatus Sphingomonas colombiensis, one genomic window encodes:
- a CDS encoding AMP-binding protein, protein MSIVSGADTPPLIEHTIGVALEHAAARWGEREALVSVEQDIRWTFTELLEQADRFAAGLLALGLEPGDRIGIWAPNCVEWTVTQFAAARAGLILVTINPAYRASEAAFAMSKAGLVALVFADRFKTSDYAAMISEIAPDLPALRKIICVGAAPHLDWIPFEMVAAHAAEADRERLRAIAPTLVATDAINIQFTSGTTGQPKGATLSHRNILNNGYFVGLAERLRPGDRVCIPVPLYHCFGMVMGNLACITHGAAMVYPAAGFDPGATLAAIERERCTALYGVPTMFIAMLAQPEFERFNISSLRTGIMAGAVCPEPLMRAVIERLHMPEVTIAYGMTETSPVSFQTAVDDPVARRVGSIGRVQPHLQCKVVGEDGAVLPVGTPGELCTRGYSVMLGYWDEPDKSTAVIDTEGWMHSGDLAVIDEDGYGTVVGRLKDMVIRGGENVYPREIEEFLYSHPTVEDVTVVGVPDVRMGEELCAWIRLRAGATGSEEEIRAFCRGRIAHYKVPRYVRFVDAFPTTVTGKVQKYLIRETMIAELDLKTTLNKG, encoded by the coding sequence ATGAGCATCGTCAGTGGCGCCGATACGCCGCCGCTGATCGAACATACCATCGGTGTCGCGCTGGAGCATGCCGCCGCGCGCTGGGGGGAGCGCGAGGCGCTAGTTTCCGTCGAACAAGATATCCGCTGGACCTTCACGGAGTTGCTGGAACAGGCGGATCGTTTCGCAGCCGGCCTGCTCGCGCTCGGGCTGGAGCCGGGGGATCGTATAGGTATCTGGGCGCCCAATTGCGTCGAATGGACCGTCACCCAGTTCGCCGCCGCGCGCGCCGGGCTGATCCTGGTGACAATCAACCCGGCCTATCGCGCTTCCGAGGCCGCGTTCGCCATGAGCAAGGCGGGGCTTGTCGCGCTGGTATTCGCCGATCGCTTCAAGACCAGCGACTATGCCGCGATGATCAGCGAAATCGCTCCCGATCTGCCGGCGTTGCGAAAGATCATCTGCGTTGGCGCGGCGCCCCACCTCGACTGGATTCCGTTCGAGATGGTAGCGGCCCATGCCGCCGAGGCGGATCGTGAACGGCTCCGCGCGATCGCCCCCACGCTCGTCGCGACCGATGCGATCAACATCCAGTTCACCAGCGGAACCACGGGCCAGCCCAAGGGCGCGACGCTCAGCCATCGCAACATCCTCAACAACGGATATTTCGTAGGCCTTGCCGAGCGCCTCAGGCCCGGCGACCGCGTGTGCATCCCGGTGCCGCTCTATCACTGTTTCGGCATGGTGATGGGCAATCTCGCCTGCATTACCCATGGCGCGGCGATGGTTTATCCCGCCGCCGGCTTCGATCCTGGCGCAACGCTCGCCGCCATAGAGCGCGAGCGGTGCACCGCGCTCTATGGCGTGCCCACTATGTTCATCGCGATGCTCGCTCAGCCTGAGTTTGAGCGGTTCAACATAAGCTCGCTACGCACCGGGATCATGGCGGGCGCGGTATGCCCCGAACCGCTGATGCGCGCGGTGATCGAGCGGCTGCACATGCCAGAGGTCACCATCGCTTACGGCATGACCGAGACCAGCCCGGTCAGCTTTCAGACTGCGGTGGACGATCCCGTCGCGCGGCGCGTCGGATCGATCGGGCGGGTTCAACCGCATCTACAGTGCAAGGTCGTCGGCGAAGACGGCGCAGTGCTGCCGGTGGGCACGCCGGGTGAATTGTGCACGCGCGGCTATTCGGTGATGCTCGGCTACTGGGACGAGCCGGATAAAAGCACGGCGGTGATCGATACCGAGGGCTGGATGCATTCCGGCGATCTCGCGGTGATCGACGAGGATGGTTACGGCACGGTCGTTGGCCGGCTCAAGGATATGGTGATCCGTGGCGGCGAGAATGTCTATCCGCGCGAGATCGAAGAGTTTCTCTACAGCCATCCGACGGTGGAAGATGTGACGGTAGTTGGCGTACCCGACGTGCGGATGGGTGAAGAATTGTGCGCGTGGATTCGCCTGCGCGCCGGCGCCACTGGCAGCGAAGAGGAAATCCGCGCCTTCTGCCGTGGACGCATCGCGCACTACAAGGTGCCGCGCTACGTTCGTTTCGTCGATGCCTTTCCCACCACGGTAACAGGGAAAGTCCAAAAATATCTGATCCGCGAAACGATGATCGCCGAACTGGATCTGAAAACCACTCTCAACAAAGGATGA
- a CDS encoding glycoside hydrolase family 3 C-terminal domain-containing protein: MIKPRILASVATAALVVSVPALAQTRNDGMTYRKKSAPTGKRVDNLMARLTLEEKVSLLAGASSMTLHAIPRLGIPEIKVTDGPTGVRSPEGKPATVFPVGVAIAATWNPDVAKAVGAAIAEETRGYGASVLLAPTVNIARTPRWGRNFETYSEDPYLSGRLGLGYVAGVQGKGVGVSLKHFAANNHETNRFFVDSIVDERTLREIYLSAFEMVVKRADPWSVMASYNKVNGTYASENRWLLTDLLKKEWNYSGFVVSDWGATHSTVAAANAGLDLEMPGPASHFGDKLLAAVRKGDVSEAQLDDNARRIVQLIVRSGALDGPLPSGEIGGERHRATARAAAEEAIVLLKNGGVLPLKPGIRTVAVIGPNADIARIQGGGSSAVAPFDKLVTPLHAIRAALPGVEVIYEKGVDNEETPPTADPALFSPSSNSTETGLHATYYAETDFSGSPVKSERVTDFTKRISANIASAKTVGYAAMRWSGVLHAPATGTYEFNVRGTGSGVLTLDGKTIIDKATASTPDNRDVIGFPVPNRTVQIQLEGGKLYPIQLDYVTGQTPYEALKLGMRVPRPDFAAAIAAAKRADAAIVIAGSASLTEGEGYDRANIDLPGEQDKLIAAVAGANPSTVVVINAGAAMTMPWAKDVPAILDMWLPGQEGATALADILIGKTNPSGKLPVTFPLRTADDATPLSDLKTKYTDGLLVGYRGYEARAVAPLYAFGHGLSYTSFGYAGLTAPATVAPGASVKIRLSLRNTGKLAGKEVVQLYVARDDRTPDEPIKQLAAFSKVALQPGESRSVELTLDPRAFAYWDTATHDWVARAGSYQLLAGSASDDIRLKKTIRVSATKAID; encoded by the coding sequence ATGATCAAACCGCGCATTCTTGCCAGCGTCGCCACGGCGGCGCTGGTTGTTAGCGTTCCAGCGCTCGCCCAGACCCGGAACGACGGCATGACCTATCGCAAGAAGAGCGCGCCGACTGGGAAGCGCGTCGACAACCTGATGGCGCGACTGACGCTGGAGGAGAAAGTGTCGCTGCTCGCGGGCGCAAGTTCGATGACGCTGCACGCGATCCCTCGGCTCGGCATCCCTGAGATCAAGGTGACGGACGGCCCCACCGGCGTCCGCTCGCCGGAGGGCAAGCCGGCCACGGTCTTCCCGGTCGGCGTCGCCATCGCGGCGACGTGGAACCCGGATGTCGCCAAGGCCGTTGGCGCTGCGATCGCAGAGGAGACGCGGGGCTATGGCGCATCAGTGCTGCTCGCACCGACCGTCAACATCGCGCGGACGCCGCGCTGGGGCCGCAATTTCGAGACCTATTCAGAAGACCCCTATCTCTCCGGCCGGCTCGGGCTGGGCTATGTCGCCGGGGTGCAGGGCAAGGGCGTAGGTGTATCGCTCAAGCATTTTGCCGCGAACAATCACGAGACCAATCGTTTCTTCGTCGATTCAATCGTCGATGAACGGACGTTGCGCGAAATCTATCTCTCCGCCTTCGAGATGGTGGTGAAGCGGGCCGATCCGTGGTCGGTTATGGCGTCGTACAACAAGGTCAACGGCACTTACGCGAGCGAAAATCGCTGGCTGCTAACCGATCTGCTCAAAAAGGAATGGAATTATAGCGGTTTCGTCGTATCGGATTGGGGGGCGACCCATTCAACCGTAGCCGCCGCCAATGCCGGCCTCGATCTGGAGATGCCCGGGCCGGCCAGTCATTTCGGCGACAAATTGCTCGCAGCCGTCCGCAAGGGCGACGTAAGCGAGGCTCAGTTGGACGATAATGCGCGACGCATCGTCCAGCTGATCGTCCGCAGCGGTGCGCTCGATGGGCCGCTTCCCAGCGGCGAAATAGGCGGCGAACGCCATCGCGCCACCGCCCGCGCGGCGGCGGAGGAAGCGATCGTATTGCTCAAGAATGGCGGTGTGCTTCCGTTGAAACCCGGTATCCGGACGGTGGCAGTGATCGGCCCCAATGCCGATATTGCGCGAATTCAAGGTGGTGGCAGTTCGGCCGTGGCACCATTCGACAAACTTGTGACACCGCTCCATGCGATCCGCGCCGCGCTGCCCGGCGTCGAGGTGATCTATGAGAAGGGCGTCGACAACGAGGAAACGCCGCCCACCGCTGACCCCGCGTTGTTCAGCCCATCCTCGAACAGCACCGAAACCGGCCTTCACGCTACCTATTACGCCGAGACCGATTTCAGCGGCTCGCCCGTGAAGAGCGAGCGGGTCACCGATTTCACCAAGCGGATCAGCGCCAATATCGCCAGCGCCAAGACGGTGGGCTACGCCGCAATGCGCTGGTCAGGCGTATTGCACGCGCCGGCCACGGGCACTTACGAGTTCAACGTGCGAGGCACTGGATCGGGCGTGCTTACGCTCGACGGCAAGACGATCATCGACAAAGCGACTGCATCCACGCCGGATAATCGCGACGTGATCGGTTTCCCAGTTCCCAACCGAACCGTCCAGATTCAATTGGAAGGCGGAAAGCTCTATCCGATCCAGCTCGATTATGTGACCGGCCAAACGCCTTATGAAGCGCTCAAGCTGGGGATGAGGGTGCCTCGCCCCGATTTCGCTGCCGCGATTGCAGCAGCGAAGCGTGCCGACGCCGCGATCGTGATCGCCGGCTCCGCCTCGCTCACCGAAGGGGAAGGCTATGATCGCGCCAATATCGATCTCCCCGGAGAGCAGGACAAGCTGATCGCAGCAGTCGCCGGCGCCAATCCCTCCACTGTCGTAGTCATCAATGCCGGCGCGGCGATGACGATGCCGTGGGCGAAGGATGTTCCGGCGATTCTCGATATGTGGCTTCCCGGACAAGAAGGCGCCACCGCGCTCGCCGATATATTGATCGGCAAGACCAATCCATCGGGCAAGCTGCCGGTCACCTTCCCGCTGCGCACCGCCGATGATGCGACCCCGCTTAGCGATCTCAAGACCAAATATACCGATGGGCTGCTAGTCGGATATCGTGGTTATGAGGCACGCGCGGTCGCGCCGCTCTATGCTTTCGGCCACGGGCTGTCTTACACCAGCTTCGGCTACGCTGGCCTCACCGCGCCGGCGACAGTAGCGCCCGGCGCCTCGGTGAAAATCCGCCTTTCGCTTCGCAACACCGGAAAACTCGCGGGCAAGGAGGTCGTCCAACTTTATGTCGCACGGGACGATCGCACGCCCGACGAGCCGATCAAACAGCTTGCCGCCTTCTCCAAGGTCGCGCTGCAACCCGGCGAGAGCCGGTCGGTCGAGCTGACGCTCGATCCCCGCGCCTTCGCCTATTGGGATACGGCGACGCATGACTGGGTGGCACGCGCGGGAAGCTATCAATTGCTCGCCGGCAGCGCTTCGGACGATATCCGGCTGAAGAAAACCATCCGCGTCAGCGCGACAAAGGCAATCGACTAA
- the rhaT gene encoding L-rhamnose/proton symporter RhaT: MGGNPLIGVMFHWLGGLSSASFYVPYRRIRAWSWEIFWLVGGVFSWLIAPWLFASIQTHDLLGVLERTPRATWFWCWFWGAMWGFGGLTFGLTMRYLGLSLGMAVALGLTTVIGTMGPPIFHGTLGQLAATTSGQTTFFGIAVTLAGIVVVAAAGRRKERELSGDAARQSVSEFNLPRGLAIAVFSGIMSGCFAWGLDAGQPIRTATLAAGTDPLWQGLPVLCVVLLGGFTTNFIWCGWLILRNRSAAQLVGVADPGEKPPLLRNYLLAALGGTLWYFQFFFYTMGESQMGKYGFSSWTLHMASIILFSTLWGFALKEWTGVSGGTRRFVWFGIGALLLSTVVIGIGNHLAA; this comes from the coding sequence ATGGGCGGAAATCCGCTGATCGGGGTAATGTTTCATTGGCTGGGCGGGCTTTCCTCGGCCAGCTTCTATGTTCCCTATCGCCGCATTCGTGCCTGGTCGTGGGAGATATTCTGGCTGGTCGGCGGTGTCTTCTCGTGGCTGATCGCGCCATGGTTGTTCGCTTCGATCCAGACGCACGATCTGCTTGGCGTACTCGAACGAACGCCGCGGGCGACGTGGTTCTGGTGTTGGTTCTGGGGTGCGATGTGGGGTTTCGGAGGTCTCACCTTCGGGCTGACCATGCGCTATCTCGGCCTGTCGCTGGGGATGGCGGTGGCGCTGGGACTGACCACTGTGATTGGCACAATGGGGCCGCCGATCTTCCACGGTACGCTAGGGCAACTTGCCGCGACGACAAGCGGGCAGACGACCTTCTTCGGCATCGCCGTTACGTTGGCGGGCATCGTCGTCGTCGCCGCCGCCGGACGCCGCAAAGAACGCGAGCTATCGGGTGATGCGGCGCGGCAGAGTGTCAGCGAGTTCAATCTGCCGAGGGGCCTCGCCATCGCGGTCTTTTCCGGGATCATGTCGGGCTGTTTCGCCTGGGGTCTTGATGCGGGTCAGCCGATCCGCACCGCTACGCTCGCGGCCGGAACCGATCCGCTGTGGCAGGGGTTGCCGGTGCTGTGCGTTGTGCTGCTAGGGGGCTTCACCACCAATTTTATCTGGTGTGGCTGGCTGATCCTGCGCAACCGTTCGGCTGCTCAACTCGTGGGAGTTGCCGATCCGGGTGAGAAGCCGCCGTTGCTGCGCAATTATCTCCTCGCCGCGCTAGGCGGGACATTGTGGTATTTCCAGTTCTTCTTTTACACCATGGGTGAGAGCCAGATGGGGAAATATGGTTTCTCCTCCTGGACGCTGCACATGGCGAGCATCATCCTGTTCTCGACGCTCTGGGGTTTTGCGCTGAAGGAATGGACCGGGGTAAGTGGTGGTACGCGGCGGTTCGTGTGGTTCGGCATCGGTGCGCTGCTGCTCTCCACAGTGGTGATCGGTATCGGCAACCATCTCGCCGCATGA
- the lldD gene encoding FMN-dependent L-lactate dehydrogenase LldD, which produces MKAASISDYRELARRRLPRFLFDYIDGGSYAEMTLGRNVADLEAVALRQRVLRDISAIDLSTTLFGQRLAMPVVLGPVGLAGLNARRGEVQAAQAAVTAGVPFTLSTVSACPLSEVVAAVREPLWFQLYMIRDRGFMMDLMQQACAANCPVLIFTVDMPVPGTRYRDYRSGLAGAPGFGGSLRRLGQVLTHPRWAWDVGLWGRPHHLGNVAPVLAGKTGLDDFFAWMRDNFDPAVNWDDLDFVRQHWKGPIVLKGILDAEDAREAAARGVDGVIVSNHGGRQLDGVPSSARALPAIAAAVGDRMTVLADGGVRSGLDVVRMLALGAKGVLLGRAWAWALGGAGQAGVEHVLALLAAEMRVAMGLTGVTRIGQIDENILVERGKEWAEIR; this is translated from the coding sequence ATGAAGGCGGCATCGATATCGGACTATCGCGAACTGGCGCGTCGGCGGCTGCCGCGTTTCCTGTTCGATTACATTGACGGCGGTTCCTATGCCGAGATGACGCTCGGGCGGAACGTCGCCGATCTGGAGGCGGTGGCGCTGCGCCAGCGCGTGTTACGCGACATTTCGGCGATCGACCTGTCGACAACGTTGTTCGGGCAGAGATTGGCGATGCCGGTAGTGCTCGGGCCGGTCGGCCTCGCCGGTCTGAACGCGCGACGTGGTGAAGTGCAGGCGGCGCAAGCAGCGGTGACGGCAGGGGTGCCATTCACATTGTCGACGGTATCAGCCTGCCCGCTTTCCGAAGTCGTGGCGGCGGTGCGCGAACCCTTGTGGTTCCAGCTTTATATGATCCGCGACCGTGGCTTCATGATGGACCTGATGCAGCAGGCGTGCGCAGCGAATTGCCCGGTGCTGATCTTCACCGTCGATATGCCCGTGCCGGGTACGCGCTATCGTGACTATCGCTCGGGTCTGGCCGGTGCGCCGGGTTTTGGAGGATCGCTGCGGCGGCTCGGCCAGGTACTCACGCATCCACGCTGGGCCTGGGACGTCGGCCTGTGGGGGCGGCCCCATCATCTCGGCAATGTCGCACCGGTGCTGGCGGGCAAGACCGGACTAGACGACTTCTTCGCCTGGATGCGTGACAATTTCGATCCCGCCGTCAACTGGGACGATCTTGATTTCGTGCGGCAGCATTGGAAAGGGCCGATCGTACTCAAAGGCATCCTCGACGCCGAGGATGCGCGTGAGGCGGCGGCGCGCGGCGTGGACGGCGTGATTGTTTCCAACCACGGGGGGCGGCAGCTCGACGGGGTGCCGTCCAGCGCGCGCGCTTTGCCTGCAATCGCCGCCGCTGTCGGTGACAGGATGACGGTGCTCGCGGACGGCGGTGTCCGCTCCGGGCTGGACGTGGTGCGTATGCTCGCGCTGGGGGCGAAGGGTGTGCTGCTCGGACGCGCCTGGGCATGGGCGCTTGGTGGAGCAGGGCAGGCGGGAGTCGAGCATGTCCTCGCGCTGCTCGCGGCGGAGATGCGTGTTGCGATGGGGCTGACTGGCGTCACGCGGATCGGCCAGATCGATGAGAATATATTGGTTGAGAGGGGAAAGGAATGGGCGGAAATCCGCTGA
- a CDS encoding carbohydrate kinase has translation MSEGLSVVLDLGKTLSKLSLWSPSGTMLARRTRLNDRHVAMLGGQSVRVLDAMGIEAWAEEVLREFAGLGRVARIIPVGHGAAAAILRDGALAAAALDYEQLIPAEYVAAYHKQRDPFAHTGSPALPDGLNLGLQLHFLDLLDPALLSGDATILPWPQYWAWCFSGVAASEVTSFGCHSDLWCPATAEPSRLARRRGWAARFAPLRRAGEAIGTITTDWVRRTGLPPDVAVHCGLHDSNAALLAARGFAEIAGHEATVLSTGTWFVAMRTPGIGVHVDLAALSEARDCVVNVDVHGTPIPSARFMGGREIELLTGIDARRIDINPDQPAIIAALPGVVSTGAMVLPTLTPGVGPFPIGANRWVNRPRDAIELRAAVCLYAALVADAALELIGARERVLVEGRFGEALAFVRTLATLRPDLRFFVSNQRNDVSYGALRLIAPWLSPPSALSEVQPLDCDLVGYAARWRAQATGDSEAA, from the coding sequence TTGAGTGAGGGGCTGAGCGTCGTGCTCGATCTGGGTAAGACTTTGTCGAAGCTCAGCCTTTGGAGTCCATCGGGCACAATGCTGGCTCGACGGACCCGGCTCAATGATCGCCACGTAGCGATGCTGGGCGGTCAGAGCGTCCGTGTGCTCGACGCTATGGGGATCGAGGCATGGGCGGAGGAGGTGCTGCGTGAGTTCGCCGGGCTCGGCCGGGTGGCGCGAATCATCCCGGTGGGGCACGGCGCTGCGGCCGCGATCTTGCGCGATGGGGCGCTGGCGGCGGCGGCGCTCGATTACGAGCAGTTGATCCCGGCGGAATATGTCGCCGCTTATCATAAGCAGCGCGATCCGTTCGCGCACACCGGCTCGCCCGCATTGCCCGACGGGCTCAATTTGGGGTTGCAGCTCCATTTCCTCGATCTGCTCGATCCCGCGCTATTGAGTGGCGACGCGACGATCCTGCCCTGGCCGCAATATTGGGCGTGGTGTTTCTCCGGCGTTGCAGCATCGGAAGTGACCAGCTTCGGCTGCCATAGCGATCTGTGGTGTCCTGCGACCGCGGAGCCATCTAGGCTGGCGCGGCGCCGGGGGTGGGCTGCGCGGTTCGCGCCGCTACGCCGCGCCGGGGAGGCGATCGGCACGATTACCACGGATTGGGTAAGGCGCACGGGTTTGCCGCCCGATGTCGCGGTGCATTGCGGGCTGCATGACTCGAACGCCGCGTTGCTTGCTGCGCGTGGTTTTGCGGAGATCGCGGGTCACGAGGCGACGGTACTCTCGACCGGCACTTGGTTTGTCGCGATGCGCACGCCGGGCATCGGTGTGCACGTCGATCTGGCGGCCCTTTCCGAGGCGCGCGATTGCGTGGTTAACGTCGATGTCCACGGCACGCCGATCCCCTCGGCGCGTTTCATGGGTGGGCGCGAGATCGAACTGTTGACCGGCATCGACGCGCGGCGGATCGACATCAATCCGGATCAACCGGCGATCATTGCCGCGCTGCCCGGCGTCGTTTCTACGGGCGCGATGGTGCTGCCGACGCTCACGCCGGGGGTGGGGCCGTTCCCCATTGGCGCGAACCGTTGGGTCAATCGGCCGCGCGACGCAATCGAGCTGCGTGCCGCAGTGTGCTTGTATGCCGCGCTGGTGGCGGACGCGGCGCTTGAACTGATCGGTGCACGTGAACGCGTGCTGGTCGAGGGGCGGTTCGGTGAGGCCCTGGCCTTTGTTCGCACGCTCGCCACCCTGCGGCCGGACCTACGCTTTTTCGTTTCGAACCAGCGCAACGACGTCTCTTACGGCGCCCTGCGGCTGATCGCCCCCTGGCTGTCACCGCCTTCGGCGCTCAGCGAAGTCCAGCCGCTCGATTGCGATCTCGTCGGCTACGCGGCACGCTGGCGAGCTCAGGCAACAGGCGACAGCGAGGCGGCATGA
- a CDS encoding bifunctional rhamnulose-1-phosphate aldolase/short-chain dehydrogenase, which yields MRPAASAIPFTVPRNRWSDAEAAGKSSEDLLLYRSNLLGSDLTVTNFGGGNTSAKIAMTDPLSGAPVTVLWVKGSGGDLGSMKLDGFATLYLDKLLGLETRYRGVEFEDEMVAYLPHCTFNLNARAASIDTPLHGYLPYAHVDHVHPDAIIALAASSAGKAATDEIWGGTIGWLPWKRPGFELGLQLRALAAATPNLRGVMLEGHGIICWGETPKACYDNTIALITDAARYLNERLARCPAFNGEVTAPLPARERGAAAARLMPTLRGLMPGERGKIGHFSDDPETLEFVGSRDFTRLAAIGTSCPDHFLRTKIVPLVLDPARLDDAPYLAQALEAYRKGYAAYYQRCAEPGAPAMRDPNPVVVLIPGVGRITFASDKTTARLAGEFYGNAINVMRGAEAIGDYVGLPEKEAYNIEYWALEEAKLRRMPKPKPLVGRVALVSGGGGGIGTATVRRLLQDGACVMLIDRDVDAAERVRDEMAQAFGKDMVRAETCDVTDERQVAVAFETCTREFGGLDILVANAGIASSASIEETSVELWRRNYDVLTEGYFLSARAAFPLMRAVNGGSIVFIGSKNALAAAVNASAYASAKAASLHLARCLALEGAPHGIRVNTVNPDAVIKGSRIWDGDWRKERAGAHGIDPGLALEEHYRNRSMLRRDVLPEDVAEAVYFFASEASSKSTGNIVNVDAGNAQAFTR from the coding sequence GTGCGCCCGGCAGCTTCCGCCATTCCGTTCACCGTGCCGCGCAACCGCTGGTCAGATGCGGAGGCCGCCGGCAAATCGTCGGAAGACCTGTTACTCTACCGGTCGAACCTGCTCGGCTCTGACCTGACCGTCACCAATTTCGGCGGCGGCAACACCTCGGCAAAGATCGCGATGACAGACCCGCTCTCGGGCGCGCCGGTGACGGTGCTTTGGGTAAAGGGTTCGGGCGGCGATCTCGGCTCGATGAAACTCGACGGCTTCGCGACACTCTATCTCGACAAGCTGCTGGGCCTCGAAACGCGCTATCGCGGTGTGGAATTCGAGGACGAGATGGTCGCGTATCTGCCGCATTGCACGTTCAACCTGAACGCGCGCGCGGCCTCGATCGACACCCCATTGCACGGCTATCTGCCATACGCCCACGTCGACCATGTCCACCCCGACGCGATCATCGCGCTGGCCGCATCGAGCGCGGGCAAGGCGGCGACCGACGAGATCTGGGGCGGCACGATTGGCTGGCTACCGTGGAAGCGGCCGGGATTCGAACTGGGGCTTCAACTCCGCGCGCTCGCCGCCGCAACACCGAACCTGCGCGGCGTAATGCTTGAAGGGCACGGCATCATTTGCTGGGGCGAGACGCCCAAGGCCTGCTATGACAACACCATTGCGCTGATCACCGATGCGGCCCGCTACCTCAACGAGCGCCTCGCGCGCTGCCCGGCATTCAACGGCGAAGTTACCGCTCCTCTGCCCGCCCGTGAGCGGGGGGCGGCCGCCGCGAGGCTCATGCCTACACTACGTGGCCTGATGCCCGGCGAACGTGGCAAGATCGGCCATTTCTCCGACGACCCAGAAACGCTGGAATTCGTCGGCAGTCGCGATTTCACCCGATTAGCGGCAATTGGCACATCTTGCCCCGATCACTTCCTGCGGACCAAAATTGTGCCGCTCGTTCTCGATCCGGCTCGGCTCGACGACGCGCCCTATCTGGCGCAAGCGCTGGAGGCCTATCGCAAAGGCTATGCTGCCTACTATCAGCGCTGCGCCGAGCCGGGCGCCCCCGCGATGCGGGACCCGAACCCCGTGGTGGTGCTGATCCCAGGCGTTGGCCGCATCACGTTCGCTTCGGATAAGACTACCGCGCGTCTGGCAGGCGAGTTCTACGGCAATGCTATCAACGTAATGCGCGGTGCCGAGGCGATTGGCGATTATGTCGGTCTGCCCGAGAAAGAAGCCTATAACATCGAATATTGGGCTTTGGAGGAAGCGAAACTCCGCCGCATGCCCAAACCGAAGCCGTTGGTCGGTCGCGTCGCGCTAGTGAGTGGCGGCGGCGGCGGCATCGGTACGGCGACGGTACGCCGGCTGCTTCAGGACGGCGCCTGCGTGATGCTGATCGACCGCGACGTTGACGCCGCCGAACGCGTCCGCGACGAGATGGCACAAGCCTTCGGCAAGGACATGGTACGCGCAGAGACCTGCGACGTCACCGACGAGCGTCAGGTCGCCGTTGCTTTCGAAACCTGTACCCGCGAGTTCGGTGGCCTCGACATCCTCGTCGCCAATGCCGGCATCGCCTCCTCCGCCTCCATCGAGGAAACGAGCGTGGAGCTATGGCGCCGCAATTACGACGTGCTGACAGAAGGCTATTTCCTTAGCGCCCGCGCCGCCTTTCCGCTGATGCGCGCAGTAAATGGCGGTTCAATCGTATTCATCGGCTCGAAGAACGCGCTCGCTGCTGCGGTCAATGCGTCTGCTTATGCTTCGGCCAAGGCGGCATCGCTGCATCTAGCGCGCTGCCTCGCGCTGGAAGGGGCCCCACACGGCATCCGCGTCAACACGGTCAATCCGGATGCGGTGATCAAGGGTTCGCGGATTTGGGATGGAGACTGGCGCAAGGAGCGCGCCGGCGCGCATGGCATCGATCCCGGTCTGGCGCTGGAGGAGCATTACCGCAACCGATCGATGCTGAGGCGCGACGTGTTGCCCGAGGACGTGGCCGAGGCGGTGTACTTTTTCGCTTCCGAAGCCTCTTCCAAATCAACGGGCAACATCGTCAACGTGGACGCCGGGAACGCGCAGGCGTTCACGCGATAA